The following coding sequences are from one Lolium rigidum isolate FL_2022 chromosome 6, APGP_CSIRO_Lrig_0.1, whole genome shotgun sequence window:
- the LOC124661606 gene encoding pentatricopeptide repeat-containing protein At3g48250, chloroplastic-like has translation MAPPPASSHLRLLLLRRHRLFSTATATTPIPIPIPSTPPPAAAPTTESVLYSLRSLSKEDPSLALAFFRRSAESGHPLGSAAYNLMLRTLASRPASAAHHFWPFLADMEAAGHSVDQGTYLAALASFKKASLNADYASLADRLAKARTDAHPVSAAVLQEQEEEDGSLDKRLEGVELTETAVTKVLREVRDHPAKALAFFRWAGRQNCGYKHESAAYNAMARVLGREESMREFWDLIQEMKAHGMHLDIDTYVKLSRQFQKRHMMTQAVELYELMMDSPYKPSQADGPLLLRRIALGPSPDLELAYRVVRKYEAVYEFKSKDVFDGIHRALTSNGRFDEAAEVMYDMRAAGHQPDNITYSQLVFGLCKANKCDEARKVFDEMEAEGCVPDLKTWTMLIQGHCAAGEVDKALHYLTEMIENNLDADADLLDVMVKGLCNQDKVDAAHTLFVEMVDKGQLSPWQNTYKHIITELLRVKKLEDALGLLKSMKARKFPPFADPFPPKIAQYGTLEDARDFLKALKGSVNAYPAYTVYLLMFKSFFAEGRYSEAQDLLYKCPFHIRKHHEITKLFESIKAKTT, from the coding sequence ATGGCGCCGCCGCCTGCCTCctcccacctccgcctcctcctcctccgccggcacCGCctcttctccaccgccaccgccaccacccccatccccatccccatccccTCCACGCCTCCACCCGCGGCGGCCCCGACCACGGAGTCGGTCCTCTACTCGCTCCGCAGCCTCTCCAAGGAGGACCCGTCCCTCGCGCTCGCCTTCTTCCGCCGCTCCGCCGAGTCGGGCCACCCACTGGGGTCCGCAGCCTACAACCTCATGCTCCGCACCCTCGCCTCCCGCCCCGCTTCCGCCGCGCACCACTTCTGGCCCTTCCTCGCCGACATGGAAGCCGCCGGTCACTCCGTCGACCAGGGCACCTACCTCGCCGCCCTCGCCTCCTTCAAGAAGGCCAGCCTCAACGCTGACTACGCCTCACTCGCCGACCGCCTCGCCAAGGCCAGGACCGACGCCCACCCCGTCTCTGCCGCCGTTCTCcaagagcaggaggaggaggatggtTCGCTCGATAAGAGGCTGGAGGGCGTCGAGCTCACGGAGACCGCCGTCACCAAGGTCCTCCGGGAGGTGAGGGACCACCCGGCCAAGGCCCTGGCCTTCTTCCGGTGGGCCGGCCGGCAGAACTGCGGCTACAAGCATGAGTCCGCCGCTTACAACGCCATGGCCAGGGTGCTCGGCCGGGAGGAGTCCATGCGGGAGTTCTGGGACCTCATCCAGGAGATGAAGGCTCACGGGATGCACCTGGACATCGACACCTACGTCAAGCTCTCCAGGCAGTTCCAGAAACGACACATGATGACCCAGGCCGTGGAGCTCTACGAGCTCATGATGGACAGCCCCTACAAGCCGTCCCAGGCGGACGGGCCGTTGCTCCTCAGGCGCATCGCCCTAGGGCCGTCGCCTGATCTCGAGCTGGCCTATCGAGTAGTGAGGAAGTACGAGGCCGTGTATGAGTTCAAGTCCAAGGACGTGTTTGATGGGATCCACAGGGCTCTTACCAGCAACGGCAGGTTCGATGAGGCCGCCGAGGTCATGTATGATATGAGAGCCGCCGGCCACCAGCCAGACAACATTACATATAGCCAGCTGGTGTTTGGCCTATGCAAGGCCAACAAGTGCGATGAGGctcgcaaggtgtttgatgaaatggaggCTGAGGGTTGTGTGCCCGATCTCAAGACCTGGACCATGTTGATCCAAGGGCATTGTGCGGCTGGGGAGGTGGACAAGGCTCTGCACTACTTGACAGAAATGATCGAGAACAACTTGGACGCAGATGCTGATTTGCTGGATGTCATGGTCAAAGGCCTGTGTAACCAAGACAAGGTTGATGCCGCTCACACGCTGTTTGTTGAGATGGTGGACAAGGGCCAGTTAAGCCCTTGGCAGAACACTTACAAGCATATCATTACCGAGTTGCTCAGGGTCAAGAAACTCGAGGACGCACTGGGGCTTCTTAAATCAATGAAAGCCCGCAAGTTTCCACCGTTTGCAGACCCTTTCCCTCCTAAAATTGCCCAATACGGGACCCTTGAAGATGCTAGGGACTTTCTCAAGGCCTTGAAAGGCTCAGTGAATGCCTATCCGGCATACACTGTCTATCTGCTAATGTTCAAGTCATTCTTTGCGGAGGGGAGATATTCAGAAGCTCAGGATCTACTGTACAAGTGCCCTTTCCATATCCGCAAGCATCATGAAATAACCAAGCTGTTTGAATCAATAAAAGCCAAGACTACTTAA